Below is a window of Pseudomonas sp. B21-040 DNA.
AATGGACTGCCAGTCATCGCCGACGCACAGCAAGGATGAACGCTGCGCCCCCCGGCCAATGTGCATCGCCGGACCGCGACTGCGAATTTCCGCCAGGCTTGCGCGAATCCAGGAGACGATTTGTGGCGATACGTCCTGAAATTCGTCAATCATCAGGTGTGACAGTGGCCGCAGCAGCTCGTCACTGAGCAGTTTCAGGTTTTCTGGAGAGTGCTCACTGAACAGCGCGAACATTCGGTTGTAGGTCATCACCGGGGGCTTTTGATCGAGCAGGTGATCTTCCAGCGCCCGCCAGAATAGACTCAACGCCTCGAAGAAGAACCGGTCGGGGTCATCCTTGGCGAAACTCATCTGACCAACTGCGCCCGGAACATCCAGGCCGAGGTTTTCTATGAACCCGGCCGCCGCGACAAAACAATCCAGCAAGGGGGCTGACGCCAGCTCTCCTTTTACCTTGTAATCAAAGCCCGGCCCCGCACTGGCATCGCCTGCCAACGAGGTCAAAATGCGCTTTGATGACTCGTAACTATCAAGCCATATCAAAGGCTTACGACAGAAAGCTTGAAACAGGGTGCGCTTAACCGCCCATTCTGCACGGACCGTTAGCTTGGCATTCGGACGGCAGACCTGCGGGTTTTCCCGGGGATCGAACCCCAGCACGACCCACGCATCCAGACTCGGGATGTAACCGTGGCAATGGAACGTCGAGGCATTGATATCGAAAGTCTGGCGTTTCGGCTCAATGCCCTTGATGGGCCAGGCGCCAGCGCGAAACCACAGGTCTTCAATGGCATCACATAACTCTTCATCGCGCTTGGCGGCCAATTCGGTCACGGCCACGCGTTTTTGTACATCCGGGTGGTCGCGCTCCAGCTCCTTGAGTTGCAAGGCGTGACGGGACAACGGCTTGATTAACTCGCGAAAGCGTTCGTCAAGGGTATGCAACTGGTGATAACAGGCGTTGAGCCGCTGTCGCTGGGCATCATTGATACGCAAGTCGAACGGATTACTGTCGACCTCCTCGTCGCCGTTTTGCGCGCGATCACTGAGGTTTTCGAACGCTTGCAAACGCTCGAATCCCGGCAGACTGCGTACCATCGGCAGGATACGAGAGTGGAAAGTGCGCACCAGATTGCGCGCCTCTTTGAGGCTCAGCGCACGGTCCCACAACGCAAACAGTTCGATCAGCTTGTTAATGAAGTCTTTACGTGACTCGCGAGTGAACGTCACTACGGTCATCGAATCCAGCTCGAAACCCAGGTAGTGAGTCAGCAGCAGGATGCGCAGCACCAGCGTGGTCGATTTGCCTGCGCCCGCCCCGGCAATCACTGACGTTGACGGCGTATCGCTGAAAATCATCTTCCACTGGGCAGCGCTCGGCTGGGCATGCGATGGCATCAGACTGGCCACATCAGCCTTCATGCGCTTCTTCAGTTCAGCGCTCAATGGCAGTCGCCAATCGTCAAACAGATTGTCATCGACGTTGGGTGGCCGATGTTCGGTTGAACGCGAGTCGCGGATCAGCAACACCTGCCGGCCTTCTTCCAACCCTTCGGTCCGGCCTTCTTTGTAGCCGTAGTCGAACCCCGCGCTGTGACCGCTGCGAAAACCGTCGGCCTGCCCATGCAACCAGGAGGCGCGGTG
It encodes the following:
- a CDS encoding UvrD-helicase domain-containing protein, translated to MPQHTSDLPPELRPLAEMPLLKRLAARFFGHGLTRLRAQHRASWLHGQADGFRSGHSAGFDYGYKEGRTEGLEEGRQVLLIRDSRSTEHRPPNVDDNLFDDWRLPLSAELKKRMKADVASLMPSHAQPSAAQWKMIFSDTPSTSVIAGAGAGKSTTLVLRILLLTHYLGFELDSMTVVTFTRESRKDFINKLIELFALWDRALSLKEARNLVRTFHSRILPMVRSLPGFERLQAFENLSDRAQNGDEEVDSNPFDLRINDAQRQRLNACYHQLHTLDERFRELIKPLSRHALQLKELERDHPDVQKRVAVTELAAKRDEELCDAIEDLWFRAGAWPIKGIEPKRQTFDINASTFHCHGYIPSLDAWVVLGFDPRENPQVCRPNAKLTVRAEWAVKRTLFQAFCRKPLIWLDSYESSKRILTSLAGDASAGPGFDYKVKGELASAPLLDCFVAAAGFIENLGLDVPGAVGQMSFAKDDPDRFFFEALSLFWRALEDHLLDQKPPVMTYNRMFALFSEHSPENLKLLSDELLRPLSHLMIDEFQDVSPQIVSWIRASLAEIRSRGPAMHIGRGAQRSSLLCVGDDWQSIYGWRGSSPTYFMEFNKEFQSPGTTKVMLGDNYRSHQYIIDAAEHIVRAAPAIAGKKAKACGEPKALLPVNVLDRDDQGMAQRLMEHYRQGDSILMLYRKSSDKLLIEQHIQSVINVDSSLPYGERRLKQLTYHSAKGLQADAVFLLGDCQHLTQSPYKNQVYQMAGLGKAGDSEPYDSAQKDEILRLAYVGITRAVSHCYWYVEGQDSSAVNMPKASDRIGSGKAFFADHRVGQKSA